The Rissa tridactyla isolate bRisTri1 chromosome 1, bRisTri1.patW.cur.20221130, whole genome shotgun sequence DNA segment TaccatttctgattttatttcatcATAACATACAGGTAATGCTCACGACACAACAAGATGAGAAACTCACATCTCTCTGAACCATTTAAACAGCTTGCCATACACCAAAGAACATTATATTCATATTGAACATGTGCACATTTCCCCCCCTCGCGTCTTCCACTTTGCTTTCCAAACTTCTACAAACCATTTCCAGCATTGTTCAGGTACAGGACACTAGTTGGGACAGGAGACGCCCTGGGCAGGACATGGGGTTAAGGCTTCCTCTTACAGGAACCTGTCCCCTAAAAATACTGAGCCTACAGCTTTGATTGATTCAGTGACTACAGCGTATTGAAATCAGGAGCCAGAAGACCAGATTTCAGTCCCTTAGAAGGCGATTAACAAAATGAAACCCAAACATACCTGTTTGTATGtatggagagaaggggagaacaAACACGTGTGAAGGAGCACAAAAGAGAGGAAGATTCTGTTTCTGCCTCTAGGGATTGATTTGTGTTAAACCCCCTTTAACTGATTTAAATGAAAGACATGGGCTTTTACTGAAATCTGGCTGAGAGGAGCACTGCTAAATCgcttacatacatatatacacaccctgtgtgtgtgtatatatgctgAAAATAGTTGTAATGTAATCACTTTCACTTGATATGTAAACAGAGACAAGTGGCAGTATGTTTAATGAATAGCCGAGACCTGACATGCTTTCCAGCATTCTGTCAACCTAGCCCTTGCCCAGGCTACCCCTTCTTCCAGCCTCTCATACGCACATCATGAACACAGCCTCTGGGTTCAGTTACTCCTGGTGCTGCCTCTCTCTCTGTGCCTTTTGCACTTTTTAGGATCGAGTTAATCAATGCTGTAGCTTTCAGTGCTATTTTAAAACAGTCCACTGTAGGAAATTAAAGTCACGTCCTAGCCACAAAACAAAGTGACAAAATTTTCTCCACTTTTCAATATAGTAAAACCTGAGATTTGAGTCACAAACTAGCTaaacttacagtaaaaaaaaaaacaaaacaaaaacataaccCAAGCTGGTGACTTGAATTAGGGCTTCAGTTCGCTGCtgacaagtatttttttaaagctgttggcCAGGGGTAAGTATTTGTTACATGTGATTTACAATTTTCAGCTGCCCGCATTGAAATGGGACAAACCAAGATAGTGCCCCCCCCACACGTGTTCTGAGGGGTCCTGGGGAAGACTGAGATGACACGTTCGGAGCAGGAAGGATGAAGCTCAACACCATGCCTCTGGAGCCACCCCTTGCTGACCACAAACCTCTTGCAGCAAAGCACGCACACATAAAACAACTGGAGCAGTGGCAGCCAAGGTACCGCAGGAATGGCGAGCTGGAGGGGAAGCAGCTGGTTTGCTGttgttcattttagtggccagcccagcccaaaccacgacagaagGACTGTGCCTCACCTCCCATGAAACATCCCAGTGGCAGCAGGGAGGTGACACCTCCTTGAGCTGGTGTGTTCCCtggaggggtgagggggaggaCATGGTAcccgccagcagcagcacagctagAAGCATCTGCAGCCATGCATCGGCACGCTGGGACACCAAGACCCTACGCTGAGACAGCGAGTGCAGGAGGTGCTGTCTCTTTTCAAACCACACTATGGGACGGGACGCTGGAGGtccccttctgttttccttgGACAGCCAGCCACACTTCTCTTTCTCAGATGAAGTCAGCAAACCTAATGAGAAGCTTCTATCTCCAAGTCCCCAGAATTTGGGTGAGGATGTTGGGATGGAAAAAAGCCAGCCACCTGGATTGCACCCACCCCACGCACAACTGGAACCATATGAAGAGCGGTTCCTTAATGGTATTGCTCAGTTAAGGACAAAAGCCCATCCTGACTCatttttaggtttaaaaaaagagacaaaaaaaaaaaaaaagccttcaagaGACATCTATTAAATTGTCAATTGGCAAGAAAAGGATGTTGTGGTATTGTACCAGCCACTTCTCTTGCACTTAACCCTAAGAATTACCTACTCCATTATAGCTGAGAAGCCAAAGCAGCTACCCCTCTCCCAGAAGCCAGCTTAATATCAGAAATACAAATACTGCTTATTTTATGTTTCAAAAGACTGGGGGAAAGAGTCTTAAGTATGGTTCATTTGTCTTTTGTAAGAATTGCTGCTGAGCCAACTGAAACACTTGTGCGTAGACAGCTTTTCAAAAAAACTAAAATCAAACGTGGCTAGTCGTTACTTGTTCACATTGCGTATGAACTGACTACCAGCATCTGGCAGCCATAAAGCCctagtttattttttatatttttgaggtactgggttttttttctctctgaagcagCTCTCTAGCGAATCACCTAAAGCCTACCCATTAGAACAATAGTTACACCAGTATTTACATTTCTCTGAACTGTGCGTTCAGCCCAGCCTTGCTGTAACCAGTCCCTACGTCCTTTGGAATCACTCCCGGTCTCCTTTCTGACAGGAAAAAGGTCTCCCTCCAGAGGTTGGCTCAGTGTCAGGGCTAAGGTGCACTGGTGAGGATGTGGGGCATGAGGAGGGGAGAACAAAACTAGCTTTGATGGGTTGGAGCACGTTTCAGTGGAACCAGAAAAAGGGTTTGATGCCAAGAgagcttcctttttaaaaaccaCTGAAAGGATGTGCAATCCATTGCATATAATTGTGAGGGAAAGATCTTTGAAACGTTCTGCCCTTCTCcaggaaaggggaggagaaaaacacagcGGTGCCCTCGGTCTCCTCAGGCAGATGCTCACTTGTCGTTCCTTTGCCGTATTCATCTAGTCGCTGCGTTCGCACTGAAGCCTCgcatttcttccctccccacccccccacctttttGCACAAAGTTTGTTCTTTTCAGATTCACAGGGACCTCTCAAACTCTGGGGGAGCAGCCTGGAGTGGGAAGCAACTCCGATACAGTCACACAAGCTTGCTGCCCCTCAAGACACTTCAATGATCTCCATGCTGCCCGAAAAGCTCGACTGACTGCCTACTTTCCCTAGTTCTTCTCTGGATCTGTTGTCTGACATGATGCTCTCCCCAAACTCCATCTGGCAGCTTCTGCGCTTaaactgcttttcaaaagagCTTTCCTCGTGCCAGCTGCGCCTGGAGTCACCTCGATCACCCTGCTTTGGCCTCCTGCGCACAGCACAGGCTTGGTCACAGCCCGTGGGCAGCTGACTACAGCTGTAGGCAGAGTAAGCGGCACTGTTCCCATAGATGGCGGAGGCAGAGTAGAAATGCGAGGACTCGGTTGCAAAATACCAGCTGTTGGTAAGGGACGTAGCTGATGTCTGGGGAGCCAAGATGTCCGAGTGCCAGCCTTTGaggcccagcccagcagcagacTTTGCCAAATGCTGCTGGCTGGTGGAGAGACCAAACAAGAAGTTTGTTCGGTAGTTGTCTTCCATGCTCCCACTCCGGTGGAGGGGATACAGGAGCGACCGCTGAGCAGTGGCGCTGCTGCTGGCTCTCCCCAGGTGCTGCCGTTTGCTCTGGCTATCCAGCTGCCAggtgttctggggttttttgggaggATTTGCATCCTCCTTATCAGGGCTGGTTTCTGGGGTCTGCTCCGAGACCTCCTGGACAGGGGAGAACTGACACAGCTTGCTGCTGCCCTCTAAAGCAGTCGTGTGTTTGTAGTATTCCAGGGTGTCTTCAGAGGAGGCAAAGCCCTGAACCGATGCAGTCACGCAGTTGCTACTCGCTGAGTAGGATACAGATTTGATATCCAAAGAAAAGGAGCGCTTCAGCCGGTTGCTGTCCTCCACCTTATCTAGGGAGACGTGCAGTCCATTTATGCCCTGTACCAGCGGGCCATCTTCCAGAGGGGACAAGTGCCCACGCGGTGCGCTGCCGCAGTCCATCGGCTTCTGTTCCACGATCTCGGAGGTAGCGGTAATGCAGAGCTGGTTAGCCGAGAGGCTGCTCTGCCCACCCTCTGGGACCAGCACGTGCTCGCTGcttttttccaaatgcagaagTTTCAGCTTACTAATATGTCCAGGCTGACCGCTCTGGTTCTTGATCTTTTTCTCAAAGTCTAAAAGCTGGCCCAGAAAGTTGAAGTTGGGAGAAATGGTTggccttttttctttcacaaatctGGAAAGAGGggacaaacaaaacaagaattaaTTTAACGACCTGCTGCTCAGACCTGAGATAACCCTAGAGCAATTGTTGTGAATGTTAACAGCCTAATTTTAACTTGTCAGGATGCTGGGACTAAGGTTCAGTCAAGCACAGGAAACAtggatggaaaaacaaaaaaggaggcaGCTTTTAAACAAGGTGATGCTGTCAGTTCTCTCTGTAGCTTACTTAAAGGCagctaaaaaagggaaaaggaagcatTCTTTTTACCTCTTTATGATGTCTGCAACAAGGTTTGAGGGAATCGTTTCCCATGTTTTATTTTACCGGTGGGATCTCTGCTACCTCGGTTTCTGACCGGAGTTAAGAGCTCCTCAAATTCTGCGTGAAGAGCATCGGAGCTCTAGCCAAGAGACAGGGGCCTCCCCTGCACTACAGAAAGCAGACTGTCTTCCCCAGCGTTCAAAGGGATGAAACCCCGTGTTCCTTTCACCTCTCTCATGCTGCTGTTATTGCAGTGAGCGCTTCTTACCCTGTTTATCTTTGTCAGGCAAGACAAAAAGCTCTGATATGTGCTGACCTTATACAGCAAACCCAGTGATTTCTACCATACGCTGGTACTGACCGCTGATACGATAATcaaaaagataaacagaaaggagaaaatgcagcattaaaacaaaaatgctctCTCCGGCTCTGCAGGCGTTCAGCAGTAAAGGGCAGCAGCGTTACCAAACCACTGGAAGAGTTAACCTATTTTCGAGTCCTGTAGGAAGCAGCCTGACTGGCATACACCTGCCAATCTAAGCAGTCACTTACATATTCGCTTGAACACGGACAAGGTGCAAGGCATACTTAAAACGTTTTCCTGAACTGGGACTCTAAACGTATGAAAGGCTTAAGTATTAGAAATCATGTCAAACACTTTGAAGTTAAATACAAAAGCAACACTTCCTACCTGTGTGATTTGCAATATAGCTAAGTAAGTACTCTCTGCTTTTTACAGGCTGTAGAACAGAAAGCTGCCCAAATCCTTCCtccctttgtcttttttaaagcattcctGGAACTATGAAGGTACCAGATGACAAGGGAATTAACAGGGGAAGAAACCTTGAAGAGCTAAATCTAGTACAAACACACATATAACGTACcactgggaaaattaaatattattaaaagcaaaaaaaaaaaaaaaaaaaaagacatctcagGGGGTGTGTACCAAAGGTGAGTGTGCAGTCAttaaaaacagcatgaaaaaaaaagtgaaggtatATTTGTGGATGTATGTATACTCTAGCACAAATGCAAGCGAGCACATGAAAAATACCAGACAGTCGTATTTGTTACTGGATTTGTTATTTAAAGCAAATCCTTCTGGTCAACACTGCCATTTCTGGCCTGTGTTCTGGTAGGCTCTCCAAAACTCTTTTCCTTCCGCTTTTGCCTTGTCTCACACCCCAAATTGAGTCCTAAATTTAAAACTAGCTTTCTAAAATATGAAAAGGGTACGAGAAACCCTGCTGGATCCCCCGACAAATTTTAAGGCCTTACAAacttacacacttttttttttccccaattagaAAACATGCATAAcatttaattttgatctttttttcccttgtatcgTCCCTTATACACAAGAAagtattaaaaacatttatttcctcaGATCTTTCACTTCAAGTAACAGTGTCacctttttaattttgtaatagTATCAGACAAACATTTTATCTTTCAATTAACTCagagaaagtgtttttctttcaagCTTGGCCAACAAGAGCTCCCAAACCAATGAGTGAAACGTGCTGCCGACTGTTCTCACTACGCCACatcaaaggaaataaagcaaagcatAATCTAAATTTCACAGTAGTTGTTCAGTATTAAACAGTGCAAAGCAAAAAAGGCCTAGGATGATATATCCTTCACAGTCAATTGACACTTCTGCTTAAGAAACAAACTAGAATTTAATGCGGAGATTTCACAGCGAAATTTAGAAGCAGCACTTTGGAAGCGCTAACCACCAGCCCACCACAGCCTGAGACCTGATGGGGTTTTTTCAGTGACTGAAGCTCATACCTTGCAGAGTATCCATCCACATCTACTAATTCATCCATAGTTTCTATAGTTGTATAAGTGTGAGCTTCCACCTACGCTTCTTAACCAAACCTGTTTCACCATACACGTTGAAATCACCGCACAACACTAAACTGTCAGCAGGCTCTAGTAGGAAACCGTGGAAAGTTTCTGAAGGCAATGGGAGATGGCTGTAGTTCAGCAGCACCTCTTACGTGCACTATTTTCCACTTATCTTCATTCAGCTTAAAAGAAAATGCCCCATGGAAATCACGCTCCACAAGGGAATATCTAATGTTCATCTTTCTGTCCTCAGGAGTGTTTTAGAGACAGTAGTAGCAAACACACTGGTGATTTGGGAGGTA contains these protein-coding regions:
- the DUSP16 gene encoding dual specificity protein phosphatase 16, producing the protein MADEMIRTQLIVAEKLVALLESGTEKLLLIDSRPFVEYNTSHILDAININCSKLMKRRLQQDKVLITELIQHSAKHKIEIDCKQEVVVYDQSSKDVTSLSSECFLTVLLGKLEKNFSSVYLLSGGFAEFSSSFPGLCEGKSTLVPTCISQPCLPVSNIGPTRILPHLYLGCQRDVLNKELMQQNDIGYVLNASNTCPKPDFIPESHFLRVPVNDSFCEKILPWLDKSVDFIEKAKASNGRVLVHCLAGISRSATIAIAYIMKRMDMSLDEAYRFVKEKRPTISPNFNFLGQLLDFEKKIKNQSGQPGHISKLKLLHLEKSSEHVLVPEGGQSSLSANQLCITATSEIVEQKPMDCGSAPRGHLSPLEDGPLVQGINGLHVSLDKVEDSNRLKRSFSLDIKSVSYSASSNCVTASVQGFASSEDTLEYYKHTTALEGSSKLCQFSPVQEVSEQTPETSPDKEDANPPKKPQNTWQLDSQSKRQHLGRASSSATAQRSLLYPLHRSGSMEDNYRTNFLFGLSTSQQHLAKSAAGLGLKGWHSDILAPQTSATSLTNSWYFATESSHFYSASAIYGNSAAYSAYSCSQLPTGCDQACAVRRRPKQGDRGDSRRSWHEESSFEKQFKRRSCQMEFGESIMSDNRSREELGKVGSQSSFSGSMEIIEVS